Part of the Thermomicrobiales bacterium genome is shown below.
CCTTGCCGCCGCCACCGACCACCTCTTTCTCGATGGTGGCCACACGCTCGATTTCATCAACAAGGCCTGCGAGGCACTCGACGTCGTCGGCTGGGATCGCGCGACTGACGTGCTTCCCAGCGTCATCCCGTCGATCACCGGCGCAATGCGAGCCGAAGAGCTCAACACCTGGCGGCATCCGGTCGACCTCGTCGCCTTGCTCGACGAATCGCTCGCGACCCTGCCGCAGGCACTGCAGTCGCCGCGCCACAACGCCACGATCGACCTCGCCGATGCCGCCGACATCTTGCTGGCCGACGATCCATACGCCATCGTGGCCTGGCTGATGGAGTCGCTGCGCTCCGGCACGCGCCTGACCGAGCTGACCCGCGCGCTTGCCTACGCCGCCGTTCTGCGAGTCGCCCGCTTCCATACCTCCAACGAGTTCTCCGACTGGATCACCGTTCTCCATACCTTTACCTACGCCAACGCGCTGCACCGCTCGATGCTGCGCGCTCCCTCTCCGGAGCTGGCACGCGGCCTCTTCCACGGCGCAATGCGCGTTTATCTGGATCGCTTCCTGAACATGCCCGCCGCGCGCCTGCCTGACGAGCGCCCGACAGCAGCCGAATCGACTGACGGCCCCACACTGCTCGCCGACCTGCTCGAGCTGACCGACCGCGAGCAGCGCGTCAACGAAGCCGGCCAGCTCGCCTATCGCTATCTCGCCGCAGACCACGACCCGGCCGCGCTCATCTCAACTCTCGGCCATGTCCTCCTGCGCGAGGATGGCGAGTTCCACTCCTACCAGATGCTCGAAGCAGGAACCCAGCTCTTCCACGATCTGCAGGAAAGCGAGCCGCTTGCCGCCCGCCGCTCGCTCGTCGCGGTCGCCCGCTACCTCGCTGCCCACGCCCCGACATCGCGCGCCATGTACCAGACAGCGCGTACTGCGCTGCGCCTGCATCGTGGCGAGGCGATCTACGAATCAGCCGAGGAGGATGCTGCCGCCGACTAGCATGACCGTGCGACAATTCGGCCCGTGCCAGGAAGGGAGGCCGAATTGTCGACTACAGCAGATGTCGTCGTTATTGGCGGTGGCGTGAACGGAACCAGCACCGCCTATCATCTGGCGAAGGCTGGCGTGAAGAACGTCTACCTCGTCGAGCGCCGCCAACTGGGGGCCGGCGCGACCGGCAAGTCCGGCGCGCTGGTCCGCACCCACTACACGAACGTGCCCGAGTCGCAACTCGCGTTCGAGAGCCTGAAGGTGTTCCGCAACTTCACCGAGTACACCCACGGCGGTGACGCCGGTTGGGACGAGCCGGGCTTCGTTCAGGTCGTCGCCCACGGCTACGAGGACAAGCTGGCGGCCAATGTCGCCGCCCAGCAGGCGATCGGCATCGACACCCGCATGGTCAGCCACGAGGAGCTCGTCGAACTCGCCCCCGGCATGTTCGTCGAAGATGTTGGCGGTGCTGCCCACGAGCCGGTGTCAGGCTTCGCTGATCCGAACGCCACCGCCTATTCGTTCGCC
Proteins encoded:
- a CDS encoding Rieske (2Fe-2S) protein, producing the protein MTATATRPTDRDAAVRVGKLDEIANPTVISGGRHGIAVFVADGTPYAVDNRCPHMGFPLHRGSVRDGILTCHWHHARFDLRSGGTFDPWADDVRTYDVWLDGDVVVVDPRPRDDDRRGRWVRRLHDGMEQNLNLLLVKSILALLDDGAPGAEVAAAGVEFGSRYRERGWSSGLTILAAMTNMLPQLDREDQVLALYHGLSNVARDCSGQPPRFQLDPLPGSDVGIPRLTTWFRSFCEVRDRDGAERALASAAAAGATPVDLSHMLLAAATDHLFLDGGHTLDFINKACEALDVVGWDRATDVLPSVIPSITGAMRAEELNTWRHPVDLVALLDESLATLPQALQSPRHNATIDLADAADILLADDPYAIVAWLMESLRSGTRLTELTRALAYAAVLRVARFHTSNEFSDWITVLHTFTYANALHRSMLRAPSPELARGLFHGAMRVYLDRFLNMPAARLPDERPTAAESTDGPTLLADLLELTDREQRVNEAGQLAYRYLAADHDPAALISTLGHVLLREDGEFHSYQMLEAGTQLFHDLQESEPLAARRSLVAVARYLAAHAPTSRAMYQTARTALRLHRGEAIYESAEEDAAAD
- a CDS encoding FAD-binding oxidoreductase, whose product is MSTTADVVVIGGGVNGTSTAYHLAKAGVKNVYLVERRQLGAGATGKSGALVRTHYTNVPESQLAFESLKVFRNFTEYTHGGDAGWDEPGFVQVVAHGYEDKLAANVAAQQAIGIDTRMVSHEELVELAPGMFVEDVGGAAHEPVSGFADPNATAYSFARAAEALGATIWTNCEATEIVREGDRVVAVETTKGRIATEQVVLAPGAYAPSLLKPLGLDYGLYPHRAMVAIFHWPVGWSHRHVVVIDNINHTWLRPEGPRTSLIGAEQPRKDWDPDNFNEGVDEGYVEYARG